The sequence below is a genomic window from Microcebus murinus isolate Inina chromosome 4, M.murinus_Inina_mat1.0, whole genome shotgun sequence.
GCATCTGGGGCCGGGTCCGGGGCCTGGGCAGAGCCcgaggccggggccggggccggggccgggggcggggtgGGCGCGGGGGCCGGGTCGCTAGGGGACTGCTCCGGCGCCTCCTCGAGGCCGTCGAGGGACTCAGCGCCCGGAGACTCAGGGCGCGGGCTGACAGCCACGGCGACCGCGACGGGTCGGGACGTCAGCATCAGGCGGCAGCGCCCCACCTGCACCGTCTCGCGGTAGAATGCAGGCACGGACTCGCTGTCCACCTCGGTCCACTGCAGGCGTCCAGGGCCCCGCAGCGGCATGTCCTGCTGGAAGTCGTAGTCCCAGCGGTTCCGGTCCTCGGCGTTCAGCTCGGCCAGGCGGGTCTGCAGCTCCCGGCTCAACTCCTCGTGGTCCACCGGCCCGAAGAGGCTGCGGCAGGCGCTGGTGCGCGCAAGGGTAGGGAAGGTCCCACGGGCGACAAGGCGCTCCATCGTGGATGTGCTGTGGAGGTACGCGTCGGACGTGGCTGGGGCTGCGCGAAGCCACGCCAGGCGGCGAGAGAGGAGagggagcgagagagagagaggagaggaggagggcgGAGGCCGGAGCAGGGGAGACCCCGCGCAACCAGACTCCGCGTTCGCAAAGGGACGCGGCGGGAGGGCGGGCACGGCGGCTACCTGGCTGTCTGGTCCTGGTCTGCTCCTGCGTCCGGTTCGCCCGTCTCTCCAGCCGGCAGCCGCGCCCCCTCGGTGCCTGCCTGCTCGCTCGCTCCCTCTGGCCCAGCCGGCACCCCTCGAGCACAGCGCACTTGGCCTGTGGAACGCCCAGCCGCCCGCGCCCCCTTTATACGCAGGACCCACCTCCCCCGCGCGCGCGAGCCCCGCCGCGATTAGCATAATG
It includes:
- the CDKN1C gene encoding cyclin-dependent kinase inhibitor 1C isoform X1 gives rise to the protein MERLVARGTFPTLARTSACRSLFGPVDHEELSRELQTRLAELNAEDRNRWDYDFQQDMPLRGPGRLQWTEVDSESVPAFYRETVQVGRCRLMLTSRPVAVAVAVSPRPESPGAESLDGLEEAPEQSPSDPAPAPTPPPAPAPAPASGSAQAPDPAPDAAAQDGAEPGANQAPRSQEPLADQLLSGRPAAGTAAASASANGAAIKKLSGPLISDFFAKRKRSAAEGKSSGEVPGGCPSPSGATGVGAAEQTPRKRLR